The following proteins are co-located in the Ensifer sp. WSM1721 genome:
- a CDS encoding outer membrane protein assembly factor BamD: MVLAVSVDMKKSVRVVAVVLAAVAGSSLITACQNDPDIDITKLTAETDPPEVLYNQGLANLNAGKTTEAARKFEAIDKQHPFSEYARKALVMNAFVAYRNGQYQDAINATNRYLNLYPQSEDAAYAQYIQGLAYTKQIPSVTQDQRPAARAIEAMQAVVDKYPDSEYVDDAQAKIRFARDQLAGKEMQVGRYYLERKEYLAAISRFRTVVEQYPNTNQVEEALARLVEAYYAMGVTAEAQTAAAVLGHNYPDSQWYADSFKLLQSGGLEPRETGTSWIARAGKKLIGA; the protein is encoded by the coding sequence ATGGTTCTTGCAGTTTCGGTCGACATGAAGAAATCAGTGCGCGTCGTTGCGGTCGTTCTCGCGGCTGTCGCCGGCTCGAGCCTGATCACAGCCTGCCAGAACGATCCCGACATTGATATCACCAAGCTTACCGCAGAAACCGATCCGCCGGAGGTGCTCTACAATCAGGGCCTGGCCAACCTCAATGCTGGCAAGACGACGGAGGCGGCGCGCAAGTTCGAAGCGATCGACAAGCAGCATCCGTTCTCCGAATATGCGCGCAAGGCACTGGTGATGAATGCCTTCGTCGCCTATCGCAACGGCCAGTATCAGGACGCGATCAACGCCACCAATCGCTACCTGAACCTCTATCCGCAGTCGGAAGACGCGGCCTATGCGCAATATATCCAGGGTCTCGCCTATACGAAGCAGATCCCGTCCGTCACGCAGGACCAGCGTCCCGCCGCCAGGGCGATCGAGGCGATGCAGGCGGTGGTCGACAAGTATCCCGACTCCGAATATGTCGACGACGCGCAAGCCAAAATTCGCTTTGCCCGCGACCAGCTCGCCGGCAAGGAGATGCAGGTCGGCCGTTACTATCTCGAGCGCAAGGAATATCTTGCAGCCATTTCGCGCTTCCGCACCGTCGTCGAGCAGTATCCGAATACCAACCAGGTCGAAGAGGCACTCGCCCGTCTCGTCGAGGCCTACTACGCCATGGGCGTGACCGCGGAAGCCCAGACGGCTGCGGCGGTTCTCGGACATAACTACCCGGACAGTCAGTGGTACGCCGACTCCTTCAAGCTGCTGCAGTCCGGCGGATTGGAGCCGCGTGAAACCGGTACATCCTGGATTGCGCGCGCCGGCAAGAAACTCATCGGCGCGTGA
- the lpxC gene encoding UDP-3-O-acyl-N-acetylglucosamine deacetylase — protein MGIELLGFQTTIASPITLKGIGVHSGAEVEITFHPADADAGIVFQRVLPGGRVSEYRAVSSQVGNTDLCTVLGLSPATSIATIEHVMAAIYALGLDNLLIEVHGAEMPIMDGSSAPFIEAIEQAGIRSLAEKRRYIRILKPVRIESGASWSEFTPYDGMRFEVEIDFDCPLIGRQSWKGDMTPSVFKRELSRARTFGFMRDVERLWAGGFALGSSLENSVVISDDDTVINVEGLRYADEFVRHKTLDAVGDLSLAGAPFLGCYRSYRGGHRMNANALKALLSDSSAYEVVETASQRQRARSRDMVAVAAPGFAPWSA, from the coding sequence ATGGGAATCGAACTGCTCGGGTTTCAGACGACGATCGCAAGCCCGATAACCCTAAAGGGAATTGGTGTTCACTCCGGTGCGGAGGTGGAGATCACGTTCCATCCGGCCGATGCCGACGCCGGCATTGTCTTCCAGCGGGTCCTCCCCGGCGGACGGGTCAGCGAGTACAGAGCCGTCTCGTCGCAGGTAGGCAATACCGACCTTTGCACCGTTCTTGGCCTGTCGCCGGCGACGTCGATCGCGACGATCGAGCATGTGATGGCGGCGATCTACGCGCTCGGTCTCGACAATCTGTTGATCGAGGTGCACGGCGCCGAGATGCCGATCATGGATGGCAGTTCCGCCCCCTTCATCGAAGCGATCGAACAGGCTGGTATCCGCTCGCTCGCGGAGAAGCGCCGCTACATCCGTATCCTGAAGCCCGTCCGCATTGAATCGGGCGCTTCCTGGTCGGAATTCACGCCCTATGATGGCATGCGCTTCGAGGTCGAGATCGATTTCGACTGCCCCTTGATCGGCCGCCAGTCCTGGAAGGGCGACATGACGCCGTCTGTGTTCAAGCGGGAACTGTCGCGGGCGCGCACCTTCGGCTTCATGCGCGACGTGGAGCGGCTGTGGGCCGGCGGCTTCGCGCTCGGCTCGTCGCTGGAAAACTCCGTGGTGATCTCGGATGACGACACGGTCATCAACGTGGAAGGTCTGCGCTATGCGGATGAGTTCGTCCGTCACAAGACGCTCGATGCCGTGGGTGATCTTTCGCTCGCGGGCGCACCGTTCCTGGGTTGCTATCGCTCCTATCGCGGCGGCCATCGGATGAACGCCAATGCGCTGAAGGCGCTGCTGAGCGATTCCAGTGCCTACGAAGTCGTGGAAACCGCGTCGCAGCGCCAGCGCGCCCGCTCGCGCGATATGGTCGCGGTCGCCGCGCCGGGTTTTGCGCCCTGGTCCGCATAA
- the ftsZ gene encoding cell division protein FtsZ, which yields MAINLQKPDITELKPRITVFGVGGGGGNAVNNMITAGLQGVDFVVANTDAQALTMTKAERIIQMGVAVTEGLGAGSQPEVGRAAAEECIDEIIDHLNGTHMCFVTAGMGGGTGTGAAPIVAQAARNKGILTVGVVTKPFHFEGGRRMRIADQGIADLQKSVDTLIVIPNQNLFRIANDKTTFADAFAMADQVLYSGVACITDLMVKEGLINLDFADVRSVMREMGRAMMGTGEASGEGRAMAAAEAAIANPLLDETSMKGAQGLLISITGGRDLTLFEVDEAATRIREEVDPDANIILGATFDEDLEGLIRVSVVATGIDRTAAEVAGRSADFRPVAPKPIVRPSAAVAAQPQPAAVQQPAPQPQPVQQTAPQPVQQVDQIALAIREAEMERELDIATRAQVAAPASQVQEETFRPQSKLFAGVAPAEPAPVMRPAQPAQRPVEMQAPVQPQVQPQPVRQEPAPVVRQYAEPVRMPKVEDFPPVVKAEMDHRAQPAPTHQEERGPMGLLNRITSSLGLRERDTQNVSADMTAAAPSAASQQRRPLSPEASLYAPRRGQLDDHGRVSPQVRSHEDDQLEIPAFLRRQSS from the coding sequence ATGGCCATTAACTTGCAGAAGCCGGACATCACCGAGCTGAAGCCCCGAATCACGGTCTTCGGCGTCGGCGGCGGCGGCGGCAACGCCGTCAACAACATGATCACCGCCGGGCTCCAGGGCGTCGATTTCGTCGTCGCCAACACGGATGCGCAGGCGCTCACGATGACCAAGGCAGAGCGCATCATCCAGATGGGTGTCGCCGTTACCGAAGGTCTCGGCGCCGGCTCGCAGCCGGAAGTCGGCCGTGCGGCCGCCGAAGAGTGCATCGATGAGATCATCGATCACTTGAACGGCACGCATATGTGCTTCGTCACCGCCGGCATGGGCGGCGGCACCGGCACGGGTGCAGCCCCGATCGTCGCGCAGGCCGCACGCAACAAGGGCATCCTCACCGTCGGCGTCGTCACCAAGCCCTTCCACTTCGAGGGCGGGCGCCGCATGCGCATCGCCGACCAGGGCATTGCCGACCTGCAGAAGTCGGTCGACACCCTGATCGTCATTCCGAACCAGAACCTCTTCCGCATCGCGAACGACAAGACGACCTTCGCTGACGCCTTCGCCATGGCCGACCAGGTTCTCTATTCGGGTGTCGCCTGCATCACCGACCTCATGGTCAAGGAAGGCCTCATCAACCTCGACTTCGCCGACGTCCGTTCGGTGATGCGCGAAATGGGCCGCGCCATGATGGGCACGGGCGAAGCCTCCGGCGAGGGCCGCGCCATGGCCGCTGCCGAAGCTGCGATCGCCAACCCGCTGCTCGACGAAACCTCGATGAAGGGTGCGCAAGGCCTGCTGATCTCGATCACCGGCGGCCGCGATCTTACCCTGTTCGAGGTCGACGAGGCGGCAACGCGCATCCGCGAGGAAGTGGACCCGGACGCCAACATCATCCTCGGCGCCACCTTCGACGAAGACCTCGAAGGCCTTATCCGCGTTTCTGTCGTGGCAACCGGTATCGACCGCACGGCCGCGGAGGTGGCCGGTCGCTCCGCCGACTTTCGTCCGGTAGCGCCGAAGCCGATCGTTCGTCCGTCCGCCGCGGTTGCTGCACAGCCGCAGCCTGCTGCCGTGCAGCAGCCGGCACCCCAGCCGCAGCCGGTGCAGCAGACCGCTCCACAGCCCGTCCAACAGGTCGACCAGATCGCGCTTGCGATTCGTGAAGCCGAGATGGAGCGGGAGCTCGACATCGCCACCCGCGCGCAAGTTGCCGCACCGGCCTCGCAGGTCCAGGAAGAGACGTTCCGTCCGCAGAGCAAGCTCTTCGCCGGCGTTGCCCCGGCTGAGCCCGCTCCCGTCATGCGCCCGGCTCAACCGGCACAGCGGCCGGTCGAAATGCAGGCTCCGGTTCAGCCGCAGGTCCAGCCGCAGCCGGTTCGCCAGGAGCCCGCACCGGTCGTGCGCCAGTACGCCGAGCCGGTCCGCATGCCGAAGGTCGAGGATTTTCCGCCGGTCGTGAAGGCGGAGATGGACCATCGCGCACAGCCGGCGCCGACGCATCAGGAAGAGCGCGGGCCGATGGGACTGCTCAACCGAATCACCAGCTCGCTCGGACTGCGTGAAAGGGATACTCAGAACGTCTCGGCCGACATGACCGCTGCAGCACCGAGCGCCGCTTCGCAGCAGCGCCGCCCGCTCTCGCCGGAGGCTAGCCTCTACGCGCCGCGTCGCGGCCAGCTCGACGATCACGGTCGCGTCTCGCCGCAGGTGCGCTCGCATGAAGATGATCAGCTCGAGATCCCGGCGTTCCTGCGCCGTCAATCGAGCTGA
- the ftsA gene encoding cell division protein FtsA translates to MSLFGSANFGLPRLKPLSSKRSHVVSVLDIGSTKVVCMIGRLTPRAESQILPGRTHNIEIIGIGHQKSRGVKNGVIADLDAAESVVRLAVDAAERMAGLTIDSLIVNVSAGRLQSDVYTATIDLGGQEVDANDLKRVLAAAGQQSLRTDRAILHSLPTGFSLDGERGIRDPLAMFGDVLGVDMHMLTAERAALKNLELCVNRAHLSVEGMVATPYASGLAALVDDEVELGCAAIDMGGGTTTISVFAEGKLVHADAVGLGGHHVTTDLARGLSTRIEDAERLKVVHGSALPNSADERDIVSVPPIGEDDRDQPTHVPRALVSRIVRARIEETLELIRDRIQRSGFSPIVGKRIVLTGGASQLTGLPEAARRILARNVRIGRPLGVSGLPAAAKGPAFSTAVGLMIYPQVADLETHAAHGGMFSALGGGNSRFARMGQWLKESF, encoded by the coding sequence ATGAGTCTGTTCGGTTCCGCGAATTTCGGCCTTCCGCGTCTGAAGCCGCTTTCCTCAAAACGGTCGCATGTCGTCTCCGTGCTCGACATCGGTTCGACCAAAGTTGTCTGCATGATCGGCCGGCTGACGCCGCGCGCGGAGAGCCAGATCCTGCCGGGGCGCACGCACAATATCGAGATTATCGGTATCGGCCACCAGAAGTCGCGCGGCGTAAAGAACGGCGTCATCGCCGATCTCGACGCGGCCGAAAGCGTCGTCCGGCTTGCGGTTGACGCCGCGGAGCGGATGGCCGGGCTGACGATCGATAGCCTGATCGTGAATGTTTCCGCCGGTCGCCTGCAGAGCGACGTCTATACCGCGACCATCGACCTTGGCGGACAGGAGGTCGATGCGAACGATCTCAAGAGAGTGCTCGCCGCCGCGGGGCAGCAGTCGCTGCGTACCGATCGGGCGATCCTGCATTCGCTGCCGACCGGTTTCTCGCTGGACGGCGAACGCGGCATCCGCGATCCGCTGGCGATGTTCGGCGACGTGCTCGGCGTCGACATGCATATGCTGACGGCGGAGCGGGCCGCGCTCAAGAATCTCGAACTCTGCGTCAACCGCGCCCATCTCTCGGTCGAGGGCATGGTGGCGACCCCCTATGCCAGCGGCCTTGCGGCGCTCGTCGACGACGAGGTCGAACTCGGCTGCGCGGCGATCGACATGGGCGGCGGCACGACGACGATCTCGGTTTTCGCCGAGGGCAAGCTCGTCCATGCGGATGCCGTCGGCCTCGGCGGCCATCATGTGACGACCGACCTCGCGCGCGGGCTCTCGACGCGTATCGAGGATGCCGAGCGGCTCAAGGTCGTGCATGGTTCAGCGCTCCCGAACAGTGCCGACGAGCGCGACATCGTCTCCGTTCCGCCGATCGGCGAGGACGACCGCGACCAGCCGACCCATGTGCCGCGCGCGCTTGTCTCGCGCATCGTGCGCGCCCGTATCGAAGAGACGCTCGAGCTCATCCGCGACCGCATTCAGCGCTCCGGCTTCAGCCCGATCGTCGGCAAGCGGATCGTATTGACGGGTGGCGCCAGCCAGCTGACCGGCCTGCCGGAAGCGGCACGACGTATTCTGGCGCGCAACGTCCGCATCGGCCGTCCGCTCGGCGTTTCCGGGCTGCCGGCCGCCGCCAAGGGCCCGGCATTCTCCACGGCCGTCGGGCTGATGATCTATCCGCAGGTCGCCGACCTCGAAACGCATGCTGCGCATGGCGGCATGTTCTCGGCGCTCGGCGGCGGCAACAGCCGCTTCGCCCGCATGGGCCAGTGGCTGAAAGAGAGTTTCTAG
- the ftsQ gene encoding cell division protein FtsQ encodes MFALRGRRGKRVRHPLGVAAEADDAFVLPRPLRRGVRLLVSLGTGRIRFPNHTGTFSAAAFLLATGLYGMSIGGHTQNFAQASTTAAGFAIEDVRVSGNEQTSEIDILQQLGLDGTTSLVALDIAEARRLIGELPWVESVTVRKVYPGTIEVSLTERKAFGIWQHGSDLSLIERSGSVIAPLRDNKFANLPLFVGRDAETAAAGFYDEFSRWPEFRSRVKAFVRVAGRRWDLRLDNGIIVRLPERDVARAMKVLAEMEEAHKLLERDIAAVDLRLEDRTTIQLTPEAVARREIALKAREKMLKAQEKRI; translated from the coding sequence GTGTTTGCGTTGAGGGGCAGAAGGGGCAAAAGGGTTCGTCATCCGCTCGGCGTCGCTGCCGAGGCGGACGATGCGTTCGTCCTGCCGCGTCCGCTGCGCAGGGGCGTCCGTCTCCTGGTCAGCCTGGGCACCGGCCGCATCCGCTTTCCCAACCACACGGGAACATTCTCCGCTGCCGCCTTCCTTCTGGCGACGGGGCTCTATGGCATGTCGATCGGCGGTCACACGCAGAATTTTGCGCAGGCCTCGACGACGGCGGCCGGCTTCGCGATCGAGGATGTGCGGGTTTCCGGAAATGAGCAGACCTCGGAGATCGACATCCTGCAGCAGCTCGGCCTCGATGGCACGACCTCGCTGGTGGCGCTCGACATCGCCGAGGCGCGCCGGCTGATCGGCGAGCTGCCCTGGGTCGAGAGCGTCACCGTGCGCAAGGTCTATCCGGGCACGATCGAGGTGAGCCTCACCGAGCGCAAGGCCTTCGGCATCTGGCAGCATGGATCGGACCTCTCTCTCATCGAGCGCAGCGGCAGCGTCATTGCGCCACTGCGCGACAATAAGTTCGCGAACCTGCCGCTTTTCGTCGGACGCGACGCCGAGACGGCGGCAGCCGGCTTCTACGACGAGTTTTCCCGCTGGCCGGAATTTCGCTCGCGCGTGAAAGCCTTCGTGCGCGTGGCCGGCCGCCGCTGGGATCTGCGCCTCGACAACGGCATCATCGTCCGGCTTCCCGAGAGGGATGTGGCCCGGGCGATGAAGGTTCTCGCCGAGATGGAAGAGGCGCACAAGCTTCTCGAGCGCGATATCGCTGCCGTCGATCTCAGGCTCGAGGACCGTACGACCATACAATTGACCCCGGAAGCGGTCGCGCGCCGGGAAATCGCGCTCAAGGCGAGGGAGAAGATGCTGAAAGCCCAGGAGAAGCGGATATGA
- a CDS encoding D-alanine--D-alanine ligase, with protein sequence MSGKHVAVLMGGFSSERPVSLSSGAACADALEAEGYRVTRVDVGRDVAAVLAELRPDVAFNALHGPFGEDGTIQGILEYLEIPYTHSGVLASALAMDKAQAKHVAKAAGIPVAEALIMDRREFGNAHPMKPPYVVKPVREGSSFGVVIVKEDQSHPPQVITSSEWRYGDRVMVERYIAGRELTCGVMGDVALGVTEIIPQGHAFYDYDSKYVKGGSRHVIPAQISPNIYQKIQTLALKAHQAIGCRGVSRSDFRFDDRGEGEGELIWLEINTQPGMTPTSLVPEMAQHAGLQFGEFLRWMVEDASCLR encoded by the coding sequence ATGAGCGGCAAGCATGTTGCTGTCCTGATGGGCGGATTTTCCTCGGAGAGGCCGGTGAGCCTGTCTTCCGGGGCAGCTTGCGCGGATGCTCTCGAGGCCGAAGGCTACCGCGTCACGCGCGTCGATGTCGGCCGCGATGTCGCAGCGGTCCTTGCCGAACTGCGTCCGGACGTCGCCTTCAACGCCCTTCACGGGCCCTTCGGCGAAGACGGGACGATCCAGGGCATTCTTGAATATCTCGAGATTCCCTACACCCATTCCGGCGTTCTCGCTTCGGCGCTGGCCATGGACAAGGCGCAGGCCAAGCATGTCGCCAAGGCCGCCGGCATTCCGGTCGCCGAGGCGCTGATCATGGATCGCCGTGAGTTCGGCAACGCCCATCCGATGAAGCCGCCCTATGTGGTGAAGCCGGTCCGCGAAGGCTCGAGCTTCGGCGTCGTGATCGTCAAGGAAGATCAGTCGCATCCGCCTCAGGTCATCACGTCCAGCGAGTGGCGCTACGGCGACCGCGTCATGGTCGAACGCTACATCGCCGGCCGCGAACTCACCTGCGGCGTCATGGGCGATGTGGCGCTCGGCGTCACCGAGATCATTCCGCAGGGGCACGCCTTCTACGACTATGATTCGAAATACGTAAAAGGTGGCTCGAGGCACGTCATTCCGGCGCAGATTTCACCAAATATTTACCAAAAAATACAAACACTCGCGTTGAAGGCGCATCAGGCGATCGGTTGTCGCGGCGTCAGCCGATCCGACTTCCGCTTCGACGATCGCGGCGAGGGCGAAGGCGAGCTGATCTGGCTGGAGATCAACACTCAGCCCGGCATGACCCCGACCTCGCTCGTGCCCGAAATGGCGCAGCATGCAGGCCTTCAGTTCGGCGAGTTTCTAAGGTGGATGGTGGAGGACGCGTCGTGTTTGCGTTGA
- the aqpZ gene encoding aquaporin Z, producing the protein MFRKLSTEFLGTFWLVLGGCGSAVLAAAFPQVGIGLLGVSFAFGLTVLTMAYAVGGISGGHFNPAVSVGLAVAGKFPASRLVGYIVAQVAGAIVAAAVLYVIATGKADVQLGGFAANGYGEHSPGGYSLMAALVTEIVMTFFFLFIILGSTHGRVPAGFAPIAIGLALTLIHLVSIPVTNTSVNPARSTGQALFVGDWALSQLWLFWVAPLIGAVIAGVVWKIVGEED; encoded by the coding sequence ATGTTCAGAAAACTTTCTACGGAATTTCTCGGCACGTTCTGGCTCGTTCTCGGTGGTTGCGGCAGCGCGGTGCTCGCGGCCGCATTTCCGCAGGTCGGCATCGGCCTGCTCGGGGTCTCCTTCGCCTTCGGTCTTACGGTCCTGACAATGGCCTATGCGGTTGGCGGAATCTCCGGGGGCCACTTCAATCCCGCGGTTTCCGTGGGTCTTGCCGTCGCGGGCAAATTCCCGGCCTCCAGGCTCGTCGGCTATATCGTCGCGCAGGTGGCGGGCGCGATCGTTGCTGCCGCCGTCCTTTACGTGATCGCCACGGGCAAGGCGGATGTCCAGCTTGGAGGTTTTGCGGCCAATGGTTACGGCGAACATTCGCCTGGCGGCTATTCGCTGATGGCAGCGCTCGTCACCGAGATCGTGATGACCTTCTTCTTCCTCTTCATCATTCTCGGATCCACGCATGGCCGGGTGCCGGCGGGTTTCGCACCCATTGCGATCGGCCTTGCTCTTACGTTGATCCACCTCGTGTCCATCCCGGTCACCAATACCTCCGTCAACCCGGCACGCTCGACAGGGCAGGCGTTGTTTGTCGGCGACTGGGCGCTCTCCCAACTCTGGCTCTTCTGGGTGGCGCCTCTCATCGGCGCGGTGATTGCCGGCGTCGTCTGGAAGATCGTCGGCGAGGAGGACTGA
- the murB gene encoding UDP-N-acetylmuramate dehydrogenase — translation MKQVNGQKLLEALGSGVDAIRGRITPDAPMDRVTWFRAGGLAELMFQPHDTDDLVAFLKLVPKDVPVTVVGVGSNLLVRDGGIPGVVIRLSAKGFGDLELVGDNRIKAGAICPDKNIAAMALDHGIGGFHFYYGIPGSIGGALRMNAGANGNETSERVVEVHAVDRKGNKHVLSNADMGYAYRHSDAAKELIFTHAIFEGYAEDKAKIRSDMDGVRQHREAVQPIREKTGGSTFKNPEGHSAWKLIDEAGCRGMMIGSAQMSPLHCNFMINTGQATGYELEYLGETVRQRVMEHSGVKLEWEIKRVGKFMPGYEIKEFLGRATV, via the coding sequence ATGAAACAGGTCAATGGTCAGAAACTCCTCGAGGCGCTCGGAAGCGGCGTCGACGCAATCCGCGGACGCATCACGCCCGATGCCCCGATGGACCGCGTCACCTGGTTTCGCGCGGGCGGTCTCGCCGAGCTCATGTTCCAGCCGCACGACACGGATGACCTCGTCGCCTTCCTGAAGCTCGTGCCTAAGGATGTTCCGGTGACGGTGGTCGGTGTCGGCTCCAACCTGCTCGTGCGTGATGGCGGTATTCCGGGCGTTGTCATCCGGCTTTCGGCCAAGGGCTTCGGCGATCTCGAACTCGTCGGCGACAATCGCATCAAGGCGGGCGCGATCTGCCCGGACAAGAACATCGCCGCAATGGCGCTCGACCACGGTATCGGCGGCTTCCATTTCTACTATGGCATTCCGGGTTCGATCGGCGGGGCGCTGAGGATGAACGCCGGCGCCAATGGCAACGAGACGAGCGAGCGCGTCGTCGAGGTCCATGCGGTCGACCGCAAGGGCAACAAGCATGTCTTGAGCAATGCCGACATGGGCTATGCCTATCGCCACTCCGACGCGGCCAAAGAACTGATCTTCACGCACGCGATCTTCGAGGGCTATGCGGAAGACAAAGCCAAAATCCGCAGCGACATGGACGGCGTGCGCCAGCACCGCGAGGCGGTGCAGCCCATTCGCGAGAAGACCGGCGGCTCCACCTTCAAGAACCCTGAAGGCCATTCCGCCTGGAAGCTTATCGACGAGGCCGGCTGCCGCGGCATGATGATCGGCAGCGCCCAGATGTCGCCGCTCCATTGCAACTTCATGATCAATACCGGCCAGGCGACCGGCTACGAGCTCGAATATCTCGGCGAGACCGTGCGCCAGCGGGTGATGGAGCATTCCGGCGTCAAGCTGGAGTGGGAGATCAAACGCGTCGGCAAATTCATGCCCGGCTACGAGATCAAGGAATTCCTCGGCCGTGCGACGGTCTGA
- the murC gene encoding UDP-N-acetylmuramate--L-alanine ligase, with translation MKMPKTIGLVHFIGIGGIGMSGIAEVLHNLGHRVQGSDQSDSANVQRLRDKGIKVSIGHKAENLGDAEVVVVSTAIKKDNPELIAAREKFLPVVRRAEMLAELMRFRNAIAIGGTHGKTTTTSMIAALLDAGGLDPTVINGGIINAYGTNARMGAGEWMVVEADESDGTFLKLPADIAVVTNIDPEHLDHYGNFDAVRAAFRQFVENVPFYGFGVLCLDHPEVQTMVGKIEDRKIVTYGENPQADVRFHNVRMDGATSIFDIEIRRRRTGQVIELKDLKLPMPGRHNISNATAAIAVAQRLGIKPEDIAKGLSSFGGVKRRFTLTGEWNGARIFDDYGHHPVEIKAVLRAAREACQGRIIAIHQPHRYTRLSSLFEDFTSCFNDADTILITPVYAAGEEAIDGVNSQALVNSIKAAGHRDARYVTGQEALAPIVAKIAQPGDFVVLLGAGSITYWAAALPKELADISGN, from the coding sequence ATGAAAATGCCGAAGACGATCGGGCTCGTACATTTCATCGGTATCGGCGGCATCGGCATGAGCGGGATCGCGGAGGTGCTGCACAATCTCGGGCATCGCGTCCAGGGCTCGGATCAGTCCGACAGCGCCAATGTCCAGCGGCTCAGGGACAAGGGCATCAAGGTCTCGATCGGGCACAAGGCCGAAAATCTCGGCGATGCCGAAGTTGTGGTCGTCTCGACCGCGATCAAGAAGGACAATCCGGAACTGATCGCCGCGCGCGAGAAGTTCTTGCCAGTCGTGCGTCGCGCGGAGATGCTCGCCGAGCTGATGCGCTTCCGCAACGCGATAGCGATCGGCGGCACCCACGGCAAGACGACGACGACCTCGATGATTGCCGCCCTGCTCGATGCGGGCGGGCTCGATCCGACGGTCATCAACGGCGGCATCATCAATGCCTACGGCACCAATGCGCGCATGGGCGCCGGCGAGTGGATGGTGGTCGAGGCGGACGAGTCCGACGGCACCTTCCTGAAGCTGCCGGCCGACATCGCCGTCGTCACCAATATCGATCCGGAGCATCTCGACCATTACGGCAATTTCGACGCTGTGCGGGCCGCCTTCCGGCAGTTCGTCGAGAACGTGCCCTTTTACGGCTTCGGTGTGCTTTGCCTCGATCACCCCGAGGTGCAGACCATGGTCGGCAAGATCGAAGACCGCAAGATCGTCACTTACGGCGAGAACCCGCAGGCCGACGTGCGCTTCCACAATGTCCGCATGGACGGCGCGACCTCGATCTTCGATATCGAGATCCGCCGCCGCCGAACCGGTCAGGTGATCGAGCTCAAGGACCTCAAGCTGCCCATGCCGGGCCGCCACAACATTTCCAATGCCACTGCCGCCATTGCAGTCGCGCAGCGCCTCGGCATCAAGCCGGAGGACATTGCCAAGGGGCTCTCCTCCTTCGGCGGCGTCAAGCGCCGCTTCACGCTGACGGGCGAATGGAACGGCGCGCGCATCTTCGACGATTACGGTCATCATCCGGTCGAGATCAAGGCGGTCCTCAGGGCAGCGCGCGAGGCTTGCCAAGGACGCATCATCGCAATCCACCAGCCGCATCGCTACACGCGTCTGTCAAGCCTGTTCGAGGACTTCACGTCCTGCTTCAACGATGCCGACACCATCCTGATCACACCGGTCTATGCCGCAGGCGAGGAGGCGATCGACGGCGTCAATTCGCAAGCGCTCGTCAACAGCATCAAGGCTGCCGGACACCGCGACGCTCGCTACGTCACCGGCCAGGAGGCGCTTGCGCCTATTGTCGCCAAGATTGCGCAGCCGGGCGATTTTGTGGTTCTCTTGGGGGCTGGCAGCATCACCTACTGGGCCGCGGCCTTGCCCAAGGAGCTTGCGGACATTTCAGGAAATTGA